From a single Rickettsia endosymbiont of Cantharis rufa genomic region:
- a CDS encoding LD-carboxypeptidase — protein sequence MILKNLSLLVILFFSISAFSAANNLKNISITVVAPATGADNKTLSDLKNINALNLWIPAKCLVKGKLPFLASSDEVRFNCLRDALFDKSDNVVWSLRGGYGSARLIPDLLKLPKPNKEKFFIGYSDITALHLFLSQEWGWKTIHGSNIADLLKPEKDQSNFTKLAEILKGKVKKVTIDNLLPLNDTAKSSDLVNGKLTGGNLTMVQTSIGTSWQIKTKDKILFLEDVNVAAFRLDRELLHLKQAELLEDAKAIIFGSFDKDSESTMLVLRNFAGSLNIPVFKTNKFGHEKINDPIIYNTDSKIIKNKGFKLVMGL from the coding sequence ATGATTCTTAAAAATTTATCTTTACTAGTAATATTATTCTTTTCAATATCAGCTTTTTCTGCTGCCAATAATCTAAAAAATATCTCTATTACCGTTGTTGCTCCGGCAACAGGTGCTGATAATAAGACTTTATCGGATTTAAAAAATATTAATGCTTTAAATTTGTGGATTCCGGCTAAGTGTCTTGTTAAAGGCAAGTTACCGTTTCTTGCAAGTAGCGATGAGGTAAGATTTAATTGTCTGCGGGATGCATTATTTGATAAGTCTGATAATGTAGTATGGAGTTTACGAGGTGGCTATGGCTCGGCTAGATTAATTCCCGATTTACTAAAACTACCAAAACCAAATAAAGAGAAATTTTTTATAGGGTATAGCGATATAACGGCTTTACATCTTTTTTTATCACAAGAATGGGGATGGAAAACTATTCACGGCAGTAATATAGCCGATCTTTTAAAGCCCGAAAAAGATCAAAGCAATTTTACTAAGCTTGCTGAAATATTAAAAGGTAAAGTAAAGAAAGTTACTATAGATAATTTATTACCGCTTAACGATACAGCAAAATCAAGCGATCTTGTTAATGGCAAACTAACCGGTGGTAATTTAACTATGGTGCAGACTAGTATAGGAACGAGCTGGCAGATAAAAACCAAAGATAAAATTCTTTTTTTAGAAGATGTGAATGTAGCTGCTTTTAGATTAGATCGTGAGCTTTTGCACTTAAAGCAAGCAGAATTGCTTGAGGATGCTAAGGCCATAATATTTGGTTCATTTGATAAAGATTCGGAAAGCACAATGTTAGTGCTTCGTAATTTTGCAGGTAGTTTAAATATTCCGGTATTTAAAACAAATAAATTTGGTCACGAAAAAATTAACGACCCGATTATTTATAATACTGATAGTAAGATTATTAAAAATAAAGGATTCAAGTTAGTGATGGGACTGTAA